In the genome of Nocardioides marmoribigeumensis, one region contains:
- a CDS encoding HNH endonuclease signature motif containing protein has product MTATAGFTAPAPEDLTSQGRGWRRGVLLSGVRAEQRTIEAAEARKLSFVTEWADLHRADQAALDGDTLEPASVPVPASVGLGSLPILMSGVPVEEYCVTELATALRTSHAAARSLTEDALELRGRLPRCWARVHAGELSAWKARTVAQQTRTLPEEAADWVDRNLAPFAASLSVTRIKNAVAAAVLRFDPDRAAAEAEAASDKRGVWFDYEHGSAELPTDDARPDGTGRLDAVASIPDLRALDDTLDEVAAELKILGDESSHQVRRSKALGIIADPQHAIDLSHSADQALDAEAEPDASGEPVPRRRPNRARSPLGVERPIHLHLHTSTDVARIQASGLPHAASPISRAAVEQWLADLAPGTRVKVTPVIDLNHHHAVDAYEAPDHLRALVDERDHGCVFPYCTNQGRYDLDHTDPFLDPDDGGPPGQTSNHNLAKLCRHHHRAKTHGHWTYRRITDPWDLDIGWPEHHRDEQHADPPPVISADDRGGPPAAYRWDSPLGHAYLVTATGTYPLD; this is encoded by the coding sequence ATGACAGCGACCGCCGGGTTCACCGCCCCCGCCCCTGAGGACCTGACCTCCCAGGGCCGTGGGTGGCGTCGCGGGGTGCTGTTGTCCGGGGTCCGCGCCGAGCAGCGCACGATCGAGGCCGCCGAGGCCCGCAAGCTGTCCTTTGTCACCGAGTGGGCCGACCTGCACCGCGCCGACCAGGCCGCCCTCGACGGCGACACCCTCGAGCCCGCCTCTGTCCCGGTGCCGGCCTCGGTGGGCCTGGGCAGCCTGCCGATCCTGATGTCCGGGGTGCCGGTCGAGGAGTACTGCGTGACCGAGCTGGCCACCGCGCTGCGCACCAGCCACGCCGCGGCGCGGTCGTTGACCGAGGACGCCCTGGAGCTCCGTGGGCGTCTGCCCCGCTGCTGGGCCCGGGTCCACGCCGGCGAGCTCTCCGCCTGGAAGGCCCGCACTGTGGCCCAGCAGACCCGGACCCTGCCGGAGGAGGCGGCGGACTGGGTCGACCGCAACCTCGCCCCGTTCGCCGCCAGCCTGTCGGTGACCCGGATCAAGAACGCCGTCGCCGCGGCGGTGCTGCGCTTCGACCCCGACCGTGCCGCGGCCGAGGCCGAGGCCGCGAGTGACAAGCGGGGGGTGTGGTTCGACTACGAGCACGGCTCGGCCGAGCTCCCCACCGACGACGCCCGACCCGACGGCACCGGCCGCCTCGACGCAGTCGCCTCGATCCCCGACCTACGGGCCCTGGACGACACCCTCGACGAGGTCGCCGCGGAGCTGAAGATCCTCGGCGACGAGTCCTCCCACCAGGTCCGACGCTCCAAGGCACTGGGCATCATCGCCGACCCCCAGCACGCCATCGACCTGTCCCACTCCGCCGACCAGGCCCTCGATGCCGAGGCCGAGCCCGACGCGAGTGGGGAGCCGGTGCCGCGTCGCCGGCCGAACCGGGCCCGGAGCCCGCTGGGGGTCGAGCGCCCGATCCACCTGCACCTGCACACCTCGACCGACGTCGCCCGCATCCAGGCCAGCGGTCTGCCCCACGCCGCGTCACCGATCAGCCGGGCCGCGGTCGAGCAGTGGCTCGCCGACCTCGCCCCCGGCACACGCGTGAAGGTCACCCCCGTGATCGACCTCAACCACCACCACGCCGTCGACGCCTACGAAGCCCCCGACCACCTCCGCGCCCTGGTCGACGAACGCGACCACGGCTGCGTGTTCCCCTACTGCACCAACCAAGGCCGCTACGACCTCGACCACACCGACCCGTTCCTCGACCCCGACGACGGCGGACCACCCGGGCAGACGTCCAACCACAACCTCGCCAAGCTCTGCCGACACCACCACCGAGCCAAGACCCACGGACACTGGACCTACCGACGCATCACCGACCCCTGGGACCTCGACATCGGCTGGCCCGAACACCACCGGGACGAGCAGCACGCAGACCCACCACCCGTGATCAGCGCCGACGACCGCGGCGGACCACCCGCCGCCTACCGCTGGGACTCACCCCTGGGCCACGCCTACCTCGTCACCGCCACCGGCACCTACCCCCTCGACTGA
- a CDS encoding PAS domain-containing protein, translating into MENPTGRHGPQDPRDGGASGDGSQWLLRSALMASAEAQVLLDREGRLVLANRHADERLGLAGRHLGRPVEELPIPLELRDHLEHAREQRAPLWVHDVLGRDDRGVRCYDVEVVPLSGQGPLEHGWTVILHDCSQPTQPTQRPQVDEPADDSVPGAELGEVSVVDLFVILVEHHRFEVREAVRRLTVGLLASGYPEDSERVSASDAMGILEDVLRTP; encoded by the coding sequence ATGGAAAACCCCACCGGGAGGCACGGCCCCCAGGACCCGCGCGACGGCGGTGCCTCGGGCGACGGGTCGCAGTGGCTGCTGCGCTCGGCCCTGATGGCCTCCGCGGAGGCGCAGGTGCTCCTGGACCGCGAGGGCCGGCTGGTGCTGGCCAACCGCCACGCCGACGAACGGCTCGGCCTCGCCGGCCGGCACCTGGGCCGTCCGGTCGAGGAGCTGCCGATCCCCCTCGAGCTGCGCGACCACCTGGAGCACGCCCGCGAGCAGCGCGCCCCGCTGTGGGTCCACGACGTCCTGGGCCGCGACGACCGGGGGGTCCGCTGCTACGACGTCGAGGTGGTGCCGCTGAGCGGCCAAGGACCGCTCGAGCACGGATGGACGGTGATCCTGCACGACTGCTCTCAGCCGACGCAGCCGACGCAGCGCCCGCAGGTCGACGAGCCGGCGGACGACTCGGTGCCCGGCGCCGAGCTGGGCGAGGTCTCGGTGGTGGACCTGTTCGTGATCCTCGTGGAGCACCACCGGTTCGAGGTGCGCGAGGCGGTGCGCCGGCTGACGGTCGGGCTGCTGGCGTCGGGCTATCCCGAGGACAGCGAGCGGGTCTCGGCCTCGGACGCCATGGGCATCCTGGAGGACGTCCTCAGGACGCCCTGA
- a CDS encoding alpha-hydroxy-acid oxidizing protein, whose protein sequence is MTDSPTSMSTPAVSAGPGLARQSAIYRAGIAGRKPSVPADAPTLEARAKRRMSPRAWAYIAGGAGEERTVRRNRAAFDKWQVVPRMAAGATDRDLSVELFGRRLPAPVLLAPIGACGLVRPDADLLTARASAATGTPYVFSNQGSSSMEDCAAAMDEVSPGAARWFQLYWSKDEGLVQSLLDRAAKIDAGAVVVTLDTTQLGWRPRDLNLGSLPFSRGIGIAQYTRDSRFLELVRERIARPVQGPKPDVTLAAVRSLVDILRNHPGAFLDNLRSGEARGSVETFLDVYSNPGLSWDHLATLRERTELPVLLKGVLHPDDARRAFDLGVDGIVVSNHGGRQVDNAIASLDALVAIREAIGPEPTVLLDSGVRSGADVYVARALGADAVLLGRSYVYGMALAGRQGIEDVITNVVAELDLTMGLTGVRDLAGITREMVQPATA, encoded by the coding sequence GTGACCGACAGCCCCACCTCGATGTCGACGCCCGCGGTCTCGGCCGGTCCGGGCCTGGCCCGGCAGTCCGCGATCTACCGCGCCGGGATCGCCGGCCGCAAGCCGTCGGTCCCGGCGGACGCCCCCACCCTCGAGGCACGCGCGAAGCGGCGCATGAGCCCGCGGGCCTGGGCCTACATCGCGGGCGGTGCGGGCGAGGAGCGCACCGTGCGGCGCAACCGGGCCGCGTTCGACAAGTGGCAGGTCGTGCCGCGCATGGCGGCGGGCGCGACCGACCGCGACCTGTCGGTGGAACTGTTCGGACGCCGGCTGCCGGCTCCGGTGCTGCTGGCGCCGATCGGCGCCTGCGGCCTGGTCCGTCCCGACGCCGACCTGCTGACCGCACGCGCGAGCGCGGCGACCGGGACGCCGTACGTCTTCTCCAACCAGGGCAGCTCCTCCATGGAGGACTGCGCGGCGGCGATGGACGAGGTGTCGCCGGGGGCGGCGCGCTGGTTCCAGCTCTACTGGAGCAAGGACGAGGGACTGGTGCAGAGCCTGCTCGACCGCGCGGCCAAGATCGACGCCGGCGCCGTCGTGGTCACGCTCGACACCACGCAGCTCGGATGGCGTCCCCGCGACCTCAACCTGGGCTCGCTGCCGTTCAGCCGCGGGATCGGCATCGCGCAGTACACCCGGGACAGCCGCTTCCTCGAGCTCGTGCGCGAGCGGATCGCGCGCCCGGTCCAGGGACCCAAGCCCGACGTCACGCTCGCCGCCGTCCGGAGCCTGGTCGACATCCTGCGCAACCACCCCGGCGCGTTCCTCGACAACCTGCGCTCCGGCGAGGCGCGCGGGTCGGTCGAGACCTTCCTCGACGTCTACTCCAACCCCGGCCTGAGCTGGGACCACCTCGCCACGCTGCGCGAGCGCACCGAGCTGCCGGTCCTGCTCAAGGGGGTCCTGCACCCCGACGACGCGAGGCGGGCCTTCGACCTCGGCGTCGACGGCATCGTGGTGTCCAACCACGGCGGCCGCCAGGTCGACAACGCGATCGCCTCCCTCGACGCGCTCGTCGCGATCCGCGAGGCGATCGGGCCCGAGCCGACCGTCCTGCTCGACAGCGGGGTGCGCTCGGGTGCGGACGTGTACGTCGCCCGCGCGCTCGGGGCGGACGCGGTCCTGCTCGGCAGGTCCTACGTCTACGGCATGGCCCTGGCGGGCCGGCAGGGCATCGAGGACGTCATCACCAACGTCGTGGCCGAGCTCGACCTGACGATGGGCCTCACCGGCGTGCGCGACCTGGCCGGCATCACCCGGGAGATGGTGCAGCCCGCGACGGCGTAA
- a CDS encoding response regulator produces the protein MPTITVVLADDDEQVREALRLTLVADGRFTVVGVAGTGEGVRDVVASTHPDLVLMDVHMPAGGPDLCRAVSGFRDGGDPPVVVAVSADHRVTTVRSMLLAGATGYLGKGLLGEGLGDLLAACSRGRVVLAVPHARRVFQGWGEDPTG, from the coding sequence GTGCCCACGATCACGGTCGTCCTCGCCGACGACGACGAGCAGGTGCGCGAGGCCCTCCGGCTCACGCTCGTCGCTGACGGGCGCTTCACCGTCGTCGGGGTGGCCGGCACGGGGGAGGGCGTCCGGGACGTCGTCGCCTCCACCCATCCCGACCTGGTCCTCATGGACGTGCACATGCCCGCCGGCGGGCCCGACCTGTGCCGCGCGGTGTCGGGCTTCCGCGACGGGGGCGACCCTCCGGTCGTCGTGGCGGTCTCGGCCGACCACCGCGTCACCACGGTCAGGTCGATGCTGCTCGCCGGCGCCACCGGCTATCTCGGCAAGGGGCTGCTCGGGGAGGGCCTCGGCGACCTGCTGGCCGCCTGCTCGCGCGGGCGCGTCGTCCTGGCGGTGCCGCACGCGCGCCGCGTGTTCCAGGGCTGGGGCGAGGACCCCACCGGCTAG
- a CDS encoding MFS transporter: MTWRERLRAMRIDLTPLQDSRDFRLLFSAGTVFYLGGMVSYVAIPFLIYRLTDSNFAVGAVALVELVPLVVFGLYGGALADHVDRRRLLIGTGVAQAVLTAVLAVNAMQDRPSVALIFVVAAFLQSASALQRPSREAVMPRTVRHDQITAGNALTSLGMQAGVLVGPAIGGVLIAYVGLSWCFVIDVCALVVATVLYAAMRPYPHTEETTPPSLQGIAEGMRYAVGRRDLLGTYLVDIAAMLLAIPVVLFPALVEDIFERPELLGMLYSAETVGAVLATALSGWTSRVHHHGRAIVTAAAVYGGFIALAGIAPNIWLCAVALAGAGASDMVSAVFRGTVWNQTIPEHLRGRLAGIEMLSYSLGPLGGQVRAGLVADLWSVRGSITSGGLACVGGVLLTAAWLRDFWSYDARTDPYAVAERELRAARGERPQPERPQPERPQPERPQPEV, translated from the coding sequence GTGACGTGGCGTGAGCGACTGCGGGCGATGCGGATCGACCTGACCCCGCTGCAGGACTCCCGCGACTTCCGGCTGCTGTTCAGCGCGGGGACGGTGTTCTACCTCGGCGGGATGGTCAGCTACGTCGCGATCCCGTTCCTCATCTACCGCCTCACCGACAGCAACTTCGCGGTCGGTGCCGTGGCCCTGGTGGAGCTGGTGCCGCTCGTCGTCTTCGGGCTGTACGGCGGGGCGCTGGCCGACCACGTCGACCGGCGTCGGCTGCTCATCGGCACCGGCGTCGCCCAGGCCGTGCTGACAGCGGTGCTCGCGGTCAACGCGATGCAGGACCGGCCGAGCGTGGCGCTGATCTTCGTCGTGGCGGCGTTCCTCCAGAGCGCGAGCGCGCTCCAGCGGCCGAGCCGCGAGGCGGTGATGCCCCGCACGGTGCGCCACGACCAGATCACCGCGGGCAACGCGCTGACCAGCCTGGGGATGCAGGCCGGCGTGCTGGTCGGCCCGGCGATCGGCGGGGTGCTGATCGCCTACGTCGGGCTGTCCTGGTGCTTCGTCATCGACGTGTGCGCGCTGGTGGTCGCGACGGTGCTCTACGCCGCGATGCGGCCCTACCCGCACACCGAGGAGACCACCCCGCCGAGCCTGCAGGGGATCGCCGAGGGGATGCGTTACGCGGTCGGTCGCCGTGACCTGCTCGGCACCTACCTGGTCGACATCGCCGCGATGCTGCTGGCGATCCCGGTGGTGCTCTTCCCGGCGCTGGTCGAAGACATCTTCGAGCGGCCCGAGCTGCTCGGCATGCTCTACTCCGCCGAGACGGTGGGGGCCGTGCTCGCCACCGCGCTGTCGGGGTGGACCAGCCGGGTGCACCACCACGGCCGGGCCATCGTGACGGCCGCCGCGGTCTACGGCGGGTTCATCGCGCTGGCCGGCATCGCGCCGAACATCTGGCTGTGCGCGGTCGCGCTGGCCGGGGCCGGGGCCAGCGACATGGTCTCGGCGGTCTTCCGGGGGACCGTCTGGAACCAGACCATCCCCGAGCACCTGCGTGGTCGCCTGGCCGGCATCGAGATGCTCTCCTACTCGCTCGGCCCCCTGGGCGGCCAGGTGCGGGCGGGCCTGGTCGCGGACCTGTGGAGCGTGCGCGGGTCGATCACCTCGGGCGGCCTCGCCTGCGTGGGCGGGGTCCTGCTGACCGCGGCCTGGCTGCGCGACTTCTGGTCCTACGACGCGCGCACCGACCCGTACGCCGTCGCGGAGCGCGAGCTGCGCGCCGCACGCGGCGAGCGACCCCAGCCCGAGCGACCCCAGCCCGAGCGACCCCAGCCCGAGCGACCCCAGCCCGAGGTGTAG
- a CDS encoding sensor histidine kinase has translation MLTRPASRRTPSRVPDTAHVPYGEGVTLTRELLDGSPLPTVVFDPEHTVLYANGSFEHVFGYAASEVFGRPYEQLFPERHREELAGRVDEFLAQADPRTLGGRPDFMARRRDGSEFPMQYVANKMTNRHGVWVVVTIFDMSSERDSTARIRSLTRSYRTLARMNQAVVRANDVAELFSETCRVAVDEGGFLGAWVGEPDERGRLRPVALAGSLDAYVDGLEVTTDPALPTSAGPTGTAFLRGVPVVSSVFAQDVTTTPWHERAAEHGIAASVSLPLCRGGTTVAVLSLYAADSGAVGPEARDLLDGLADNVSFALDRFADAARVESLLERVVGAEEDERRRIAADLHDEPVQALAAAVLRLGLVEQLAAAGRTDALEQLREVRDIVVATGESLRTMMFDLDPPTPGTSLGDTVEQVAGQVFAEQPVEVVVDAEHVDLDERVLRQAARILTEALVNVRRHAAASSVHIQVRAYDGGALFTVTDDGRGLDDPRTAQSPRWHRGLRTMADRADLAGGTFRLGASDSGGALVEVWLPGSSQR, from the coding sequence CTCACCCGTCCGGCGTCGCGTCGTACGCCGTCGCGCGTGCCGGACACCGCGCACGTGCCGTACGGCGAGGGCGTGACGCTGACCCGCGAGCTGCTGGACGGGTCACCGCTGCCCACCGTGGTCTTCGACCCCGAGCACACGGTGCTCTACGCCAACGGGTCCTTCGAGCACGTCTTCGGCTACGCGGCGTCCGAGGTGTTCGGCCGCCCCTACGAGCAGCTCTTCCCCGAGCGCCACCGCGAGGAGCTCGCCGGCCGGGTCGACGAGTTCCTCGCGCAGGCGGACCCGCGCACGCTGGGCGGGCGGCCCGACTTCATGGCACGCCGCCGCGACGGCAGCGAGTTCCCGATGCAGTACGTCGCCAACAAGATGACCAACCGTCACGGCGTGTGGGTCGTGGTGACGATCTTCGACATGTCGTCGGAGCGCGACAGCACGGCACGGATCCGCAGCCTGACGCGCTCCTACCGCACCCTGGCCCGCATGAACCAGGCCGTGGTCCGGGCCAACGACGTCGCCGAGCTGTTCTCCGAGACCTGCCGGGTGGCGGTGGACGAGGGCGGCTTCCTGGGCGCCTGGGTCGGCGAGCCCGACGAGCGCGGGCGGCTCCGTCCGGTCGCCCTGGCCGGCAGCCTCGACGCCTACGTCGACGGGCTCGAGGTGACCACCGACCCGGCGTTGCCGACCAGCGCAGGCCCGACCGGCACCGCCTTCCTCCGTGGTGTCCCGGTGGTGAGCTCCGTCTTCGCCCAGGACGTGACGACCACGCCCTGGCACGAGCGCGCCGCGGAGCACGGCATCGCCGCGTCGGTCAGCCTGCCCCTGTGCCGTGGTGGCACCACGGTGGCGGTGCTGTCGCTCTACGCCGCGGACAGCGGCGCGGTCGGGCCCGAGGCCCGCGACCTGCTCGACGGTCTCGCCGACAACGTCTCGTTCGCCCTCGACCGCTTCGCGGACGCGGCCCGCGTCGAGTCGCTGCTCGAGCGCGTGGTGGGAGCCGAGGAGGACGAGCGCCGCCGCATCGCCGCCGACCTGCACGACGAGCCCGTCCAGGCCCTCGCAGCCGCCGTGCTGCGCCTGGGCCTGGTCGAGCAGCTGGCCGCCGCCGGCCGGACGGACGCGCTGGAGCAGCTGCGGGAGGTGCGCGACATCGTGGTCGCGACCGGCGAGTCGCTGCGCACGATGATGTTCGACCTCGACCCGCCCACCCCGGGCACCTCCCTCGGCGACACGGTCGAGCAGGTGGCCGGCCAGGTGTTCGCCGAGCAGCCGGTCGAGGTGGTCGTCGACGCCGAGCACGTCGACCTCGACGAGCGGGTCCTGCGGCAGGCCGCCCGCATCCTCACCGAGGCGCTGGTCAACGTCCGGCGACACGCAGCGGCGAGCAGCGTCCACATCCAGGTGAGGGCGTACGACGGCGGGGCGCTCTTCACCGTCACCGACGACGGCCGGGGGCTGGACGACCCGCGCACCGCACAGTCGCCGCGGTGGCACCGCGGGCTCCGGACGATGGCCGACCGTGCCGACCTGGCCGGCGGAACCTTCCGGCTCGGAGCCTCGGACTCGGGCGGCGCCCTGGTCGAGGTGTGGCTGCCGGGCTCCTCGCAGCGCTAG
- a CDS encoding response regulator transcription factor — protein sequence MESTSDDGRHPIRVLVVDDHQIVAGSIAMAIDAQDGMLCVGSAGTLEQARSMIRSAAPDVVLLDHRLPDGDGVSALPSIFEIRPGVRVVMVTASAADQVLVDAIEAGASGFLSKTRSLDELTAAVRAAAAGESVISPELLARLLPRMRRGAPAARAELTAREREVLVLVSEGKSNQAIADELVVSVHTVRNHVANLSAKLGAHSKLEALSLAIRAGLLPSS from the coding sequence GTGGAGTCCACCAGCGACGACGGTCGGCACCCCATCCGGGTGCTCGTCGTCGACGACCACCAGATCGTCGCGGGCAGCATCGCGATGGCCATCGACGCCCAGGACGGCATGCTCTGCGTGGGGAGCGCCGGCACGCTCGAGCAGGCCCGGTCGATGATCCGGTCGGCGGCCCCCGACGTGGTGCTGCTCGACCACCGTCTCCCCGACGGCGACGGGGTGAGCGCCCTGCCGAGCATCTTCGAGATCCGACCAGGGGTCCGTGTGGTGATGGTGACCGCGAGCGCGGCCGACCAGGTGCTGGTCGACGCCATCGAGGCGGGCGCCTCCGGCTTCCTGTCCAAGACCCGGTCCCTCGACGAGCTCACCGCAGCGGTCCGCGCGGCCGCGGCCGGCGAGTCGGTGATCTCCCCCGAGCTGCTGGCCCGCCTGCTGCCGCGGATGCGCCGCGGCGCCCCTGCCGCGCGCGCGGAGCTCACCGCCCGCGAGCGCGAGGTGCTCGTGCTGGTCTCGGAGGGCAAGTCGAACCAGGCCATCGCCGACGAGCTGGTCGTCAGCGTCCACACGGTGCGCAACCACGTGGCCAACCTGTCGGCCAAGCTGGGGGCGCACTCCAAGCTCGAGGCGCTCTCGCTGGCGATCCGCGCAGGTCTGCTGCCCAGCAGCTGA